In Bacteriovorax stolpii, a single genomic region encodes these proteins:
- the pheT gene encoding phenylalanine--tRNA ligase subunit beta, with translation MLISLDWIRDFTDVPNVSSKDIYSKFTLATAEVEDVQTVGEHLEKIVIAEILSFEKHPEADKLNLVTFTIGNNDVRKVVCGASNVKVGIKIPYASIGVKLPNGLLLEPKKIRGVLSEGMLCSEEELGFAEESEGIMELPADAPLGVNMLTYFKMKKDTILDIDNKSLTHRPDLWGHFGMAREFSTIFDIPLKNRFTKEWSDNLKKKYTNEKSPISVRFDGESAGISYFGLSMKNVTVGESPDWLKNRLKATGLRSINNIVDVSNYVMLELGMPLHIFDRDLIAGGEVVIKKLAGETTFKTLDEVDRKLIAGDTVISDSNGPLVLAGIMGGLNSGVSEKTKNIFIEVANWKPAMVRRTSTRLGLRSDSSQRFEKTLDSKLTERTLLRTVEMILELCPGAEVVGKAEYAGIDLNSIPVLKIETTLKKIKTVLGFDLTEERLLNIFAHLDFETTKQGDKFLVTIPSYRSTKDIEQEADLIEEVGRIIGYDNILPGSPLDIIAPVKLTEMQKVQRRVRDFMVLQAKAFETMSYPLIGDSLLKKVSWPTSTSLKLIDSLSVDHNLMRPSLIPSLLEVCETNAKNFDRFRFFELGRAYTEDQKSFAKEALHLGAVFADKEKNPYVDMINVVSNLLSSLNLSAEFVERNAKFSNPLVPTEWIGNHPFEFQNIRVMGKFVGAVFSVHPMVLRALKVKGHVCICLFDLSMFENFSAKDKTKYKPLSKFPSSTFDWTVVAAPETLASEVLGACKKVKLKELKEVQILDIFSNENKKFVTIRATLADEAQTLTSELLKQAETALIDATSKAGFNLK, from the coding sequence ATGTTAATCTCTCTAGACTGGATTCGCGATTTCACAGATGTCCCAAACGTATCAAGCAAGGATATCTATTCTAAATTCACGCTGGCAACTGCTGAAGTTGAAGACGTGCAAACAGTAGGCGAGCACCTTGAAAAAATCGTGATCGCTGAAATTTTATCATTCGAAAAACACCCTGAAGCCGACAAGCTTAACCTGGTAACTTTCACTATCGGCAACAACGATGTGAGAAAAGTTGTCTGCGGAGCAAGCAACGTAAAAGTGGGAATCAAAATCCCTTACGCTTCAATTGGAGTCAAACTTCCAAATGGTCTTTTACTAGAGCCAAAAAAGATCCGCGGTGTTCTTTCTGAAGGGATGCTTTGTTCTGAAGAGGAGCTAGGATTTGCCGAAGAATCAGAAGGAATTATGGAGCTTCCAGCAGACGCACCATTAGGTGTAAACATGCTGACGTACTTCAAAATGAAAAAGGATACGATCCTGGATATCGACAACAAGTCACTGACTCACAGACCAGATCTTTGGGGACACTTCGGCATGGCCCGCGAGTTCTCTACCATTTTCGACATTCCTTTAAAAAACCGCTTCACAAAAGAGTGGAGTGATAATCTAAAGAAAAAATACACTAATGAAAAATCGCCAATCAGTGTGCGTTTTGACGGTGAAAGCGCCGGGATCTCATACTTTGGTCTTTCAATGAAAAACGTGACGGTGGGAGAGTCTCCCGATTGGCTTAAAAACCGCCTAAAGGCCACAGGTCTTCGCTCAATCAACAACATCGTCGATGTTTCAAACTACGTGATGCTGGAGCTTGGTATGCCTCTGCACATCTTTGACCGCGACTTAATCGCTGGCGGCGAAGTTGTAATCAAAAAACTAGCAGGTGAAACAACTTTTAAAACCCTTGATGAAGTCGACAGAAAACTAATCGCTGGTGATACAGTGATTTCTGACTCAAATGGCCCGTTAGTTCTTGCCGGAATTATGGGGGGTCTAAACTCGGGTGTAAGCGAAAAAACAAAAAATATCTTTATCGAAGTCGCCAACTGGAAACCTGCAATGGTTCGCCGCACATCGACTCGTTTAGGTCTTCGTTCAGACTCTTCTCAACGTTTCGAGAAAACTCTGGACTCAAAGCTTACTGAAAGAACGCTTCTAAGAACTGTAGAAATGATCCTGGAGCTTTGTCCAGGAGCAGAGGTTGTAGGAAAGGCGGAATATGCAGGGATTGATTTAAACAGCATTCCTGTTCTTAAAATCGAGACAACTCTTAAGAAAATTAAAACAGTCCTAGGATTTGACCTGACTGAAGAGCGCCTGCTGAATATTTTCGCTCACCTTGATTTCGAAACAACAAAACAAGGCGATAAATTCTTAGTCACAATCCCAAGCTATCGCTCGACAAAAGACATCGAACAGGAAGCTGACCTGATTGAAGAAGTTGGCCGTATTATCGGTTACGACAACATCCTTCCGGGAAGCCCACTTGATATCATCGCACCAGTAAAACTAACTGAAATGCAGAAAGTTCAGCGCCGTGTGCGCGACTTTATGGTTTTACAAGCGAAAGCTTTCGAAACAATGTCGTACCCGCTGATTGGAGACTCTCTATTAAAGAAAGTTTCATGGCCGACATCTACATCGCTAAAGCTTATTGACTCTCTCTCAGTAGATCACAACCTGATGAGACCAAGCTTAATCCCAAGCTTACTAGAGGTGTGTGAAACAAACGCGAAGAACTTCGATCGTTTCCGCTTTTTCGAACTAGGGCGCGCTTACACTGAAGACCAAAAATCATTTGCGAAAGAAGCTCTACACCTAGGCGCAGTGTTTGCTGATAAAGAAAAGAATCCCTATGTAGACATGATCAACGTCGTTAGCAATCTTCTTTCTTCTCTTAACCTTTCTGCTGAATTTGTAGAGAGAAACGCAAAGTTTTCTAACCCTCTTGTTCCTACAGAGTGGATTGGAAATCATCCTTTCGAATTTCAAAACATCAGAGTGATGGGGAAGTTTGTAGGAGCTGTTTTCTCTGTACACCCAATGGTTCTTCGCGCTCTAAAAGTGAAGGGACACGTGTGTATCTGCCTTTTTGATCTATCTATGTTTGAGAATTTCTCAGCAAAAGATAAGACTAAATATAAACCACTTAGCAAATTCCCATCTTCTACATTTGATTGGACTGTCGTTGCGGCCCCTGAAACATTAGCTTCTGAGGTTCTTGGGGCATGCAAAAAAGTGAAGCTTAAAGAGCTGAAAGAAGTGCAAATTTTAGACATTTTCTCCAATGAAAATAAGAAATTTGTAACTATTCGCGCGACACTTGCCGATGAGGCCCAGACCCTAACTTCTGAGCTACTTAAACAGGCAGAAACGGCTTTAATTGACGCGACTTCAAAGGCAGGTTTTAATTTAAAATAA
- the pheS gene encoding phenylalanine--tRNA ligase subunit alpha, which yields MAHDLEKAKQDFLAKLAPLTKEAEILNLKSEFVGKTGVVSEMLKSLKDMNPEERKTFGPRANELKDFINDQCNLQLSKIEVEEINKKLAEDRIDISLTDNIQVKTTKGGGFHPRTIIQQEIEDIFLSMGFDVLDGPHIEDEFHNFEALNIPADHPARDMQDTFWFHDPHTTPADTKKYLLRTHTSNIQVRGMLSRKPPFRFIAPGVVFRSERTDASHEMVFTQLEGMMVGKDISVANLIYFMKTILKEIFKKDVEVRLRPGFFPFVEPGFELDIRCLICSGAGCSVCKQIGWVELLPCGMIHPNVLKAGGIDPNEYNGFAFGLGLDRLVMMRYGIDDIRHLQSGDLRFNSQFKLF from the coding sequence ATGGCCCACGATCTAGAAAAAGCGAAACAAGACTTTCTTGCCAAGCTTGCCCCACTTACAAAAGAAGCAGAGATTTTAAATTTAAAATCAGAATTCGTTGGAAAAACCGGCGTTGTCTCTGAAATGCTTAAATCGCTCAAAGATATGAACCCGGAAGAGAGAAAAACTTTCGGACCAAGAGCTAACGAACTTAAAGATTTTATCAACGATCAGTGTAATCTTCAGCTTTCAAAAATCGAAGTTGAAGAGATCAATAAAAAATTAGCTGAAGACAGAATCGATATTTCTTTAACTGACAACATTCAGGTAAAGACGACAAAAGGTGGTGGCTTCCACCCGAGAACGATCATTCAACAGGAAATCGAAGACATCTTCCTTTCAATGGGATTTGATGTTTTAGATGGTCCGCATATCGAAGATGAATTTCATAACTTTGAAGCACTAAACATTCCGGCCGATCATCCAGCTCGCGATATGCAGGATACTTTCTGGTTCCATGATCCGCATACAACTCCTGCAGACACTAAAAAATATTTACTTAGAACTCACACTTCAAATATCCAGGTGCGCGGGATGCTTTCAAGAAAGCCTCCCTTTAGATTTATCGCCCCTGGAGTTGTATTCCGTTCAGAGAGAACAGACGCTTCTCACGAAATGGTTTTCACTCAGCTTGAAGGGATGATGGTTGGAAAAGACATCTCGGTCGCCAACCTGATTTATTTTATGAAGACCATCTTAAAAGAAATCTTCAAAAAAGACGTTGAAGTCCGCCTTCGCCCGGGATTTTTCCCGTTCGTTGAACCTGGTTTCGAATTGGATATCAGATGCCTTATCTGTAGTGGGGCCGGCTGTTCAGTTTGTAAGCAGATCGGATGGGTGGAGCTTCTTCCATGTGGAATGATTCACCCGAACGTTCTTAAGGCCGGAGGAATTGACCCGAACGAATACAATGGATTCGCTTTTGGTCTGGGGCTAGATCGTCTGGTTATGATGAGATATGGAATTGATGACATCCGCCACCTGCAAAGTGGGGATCTTCGTTTCAACTCTCAATTTAAACTCTTCTAA
- a CDS encoding bifunctional heptose 7-phosphate kinase/heptose 1-phosphate adenyltransferase → MKNLITLERFNEITQKFNALSPIIVVGDVGIDKYTFGEVKRISPEAPVPVLEVTKEWLKLGLAANISHNLKTLGVQSTLCGVVGEDTNAAVFDTLLEDEKLNTWGIVRSSGRPTIFKERVTTNTQQICRIDYESSEYVDEATEKKLMSRFDEFSKTHSAVIIEDYAKGTLTKNVIAHLIAEFKSKGKLVAVDPGRSTPPLFYKGANLLKPNLAEARAMVESLGYKEKKVEQMAKILVEKLEVDKLVITLGGDGMALMDVKNGGELTVIPTVANEVFDVSGAGDTAISALTSALLAGATLEEAAWIGNCASGVVVGKKGTATVDLKELKEFYDQIKAKIRH, encoded by the coding sequence ATGAAAAATTTAATCACTCTTGAGCGCTTTAACGAAATCACACAAAAATTTAATGCTCTTTCTCCTATCATCGTTGTCGGAGACGTAGGGATTGATAAATACACTTTTGGAGAAGTTAAAAGAATCTCTCCAGAGGCACCTGTGCCTGTTTTAGAAGTAACCAAAGAATGGCTAAAGCTTGGTCTTGCTGCCAACATCTCACACAACTTAAAAACGCTTGGAGTTCAATCAACTCTTTGTGGTGTAGTTGGTGAAGACACCAATGCAGCTGTGTTCGATACTCTTTTAGAAGACGAAAAACTCAATACATGGGGAATCGTCAGAAGCTCTGGTCGCCCGACTATCTTTAAAGAGCGCGTGACAACGAACACTCAACAAATTTGCCGTATCGATTACGAATCGAGCGAGTATGTTGATGAAGCCACTGAAAAAAAATTAATGAGCCGCTTTGATGAATTCTCAAAAACTCACTCGGCCGTCATCATTGAAGACTATGCTAAAGGGACACTGACAAAAAATGTTATTGCCCACCTGATTGCTGAATTTAAGAGCAAAGGAAAACTAGTAGCAGTCGATCCGGGAAGATCAACTCCTCCTTTATTTTATAAAGGCGCCAATCTTTTAAAACCAAACTTAGCTGAGGCCCGCGCCATGGTTGAAAGCCTTGGTTACAAAGAAAAGAAAGTTGAACAAATGGCAAAAATCCTGGTGGAAAAACTGGAAGTTGATAAACTCGTCATCACTCTTGGGGGAGACGGGATGGCCTTGATGGACGTAAAAAATGGCGGAGAGCTTACAGTGATTCCTACTGTGGCCAACGAAGTTTTCGACGTATCAGGGGCAGGAGACACGGCCATCAGCGCACTGACATCGGCACTTTTAGCAGGCGCTACTCTTGAGGAAGCGGCCTGGATTGGAAACTGTGCTTCTGGCGTTGTCGTTGGAAAAAAAGGCACGGCCACTGTTGATCTCAAAGAACTCAAAGAGTTCTACGATCAAATCAAGGCCAAAATCCGCCACTAA
- a CDS encoding glycosyltransferase family 9 protein — protein MNVLINRSDAIGDSILTMSMAKMIKDKHPNAKVVFIISAKTADVFKDHPYVDAYKIYHRNARFYIKINEILKIFREVKPTHYFFVGGGYLPNFVAWLLMVPFRGGLKSRWHTYLFLNKGVRQKRSMVTMHEMEYNLNLLAPMGIDYNYQDKEKYAPEISMSEDEKREGMLDFYKDLEAEGKTTGLKMVFIHPGMTGHTLNWSPRNYGRLVLKLEQKFPEKFLFVISFTPSDDLYVKGMREILDQKENESLQNRIYYFNGVKKGLRHYMSILSQASLFVGPSTGTTHIAAVLGVPVVGLYSPIKIQSALRWGPLSKNSEKTRILVPDVICGEVKKCAERACPYFECMRKIEVEDVVKQATAIMEL, from the coding sequence ATGAACGTATTGATCAATAGATCAGATGCCATCGGCGATTCAATTCTCACGATGTCCATGGCGAAAATGATTAAAGACAAACATCCAAATGCGAAAGTTGTTTTTATCATTTCCGCCAAAACAGCAGATGTATTTAAAGATCACCCTTACGTCGACGCTTATAAAATTTATCATCGCAATGCCCGCTTTTACATCAAGATCAATGAGATCTTAAAGATCTTCCGAGAAGTAAAACCTACTCACTATTTTTTTGTCGGCGGCGGTTACCTGCCGAATTTTGTCGCCTGGCTTTTAATGGTTCCTTTTAGAGGTGGATTAAAGTCGAGATGGCACACTTATTTATTTTTGAATAAAGGTGTTCGTCAGAAACGATCGATGGTGACGATGCATGAGATGGAGTACAACTTAAATCTCCTGGCGCCAATGGGCATTGATTACAATTATCAGGACAAGGAAAAGTACGCACCGGAAATCTCGATGAGTGAAGACGAAAAGCGAGAAGGGATGCTGGACTTTTATAAAGACCTTGAGGCCGAGGGGAAAACCACCGGACTAAAAATGGTTTTTATCCACCCGGGAATGACTGGGCATACATTAAACTGGTCACCGAGAAACTACGGGCGTCTGGTTTTAAAGCTGGAACAAAAGTTTCCGGAAAAATTTCTATTTGTGATTTCGTTTACACCAAGTGACGACCTGTATGTAAAAGGTATGCGCGAAATCCTGGACCAAAAAGAAAACGAATCACTTCAAAACCGCATTTATTATTTTAACGGTGTAAAAAAAGGGCTTCGCCATTACATGAGCATTCTGAGTCAGGCGTCTTTGTTTGTCGGACCGAGCACTGGAACAACTCATATCGCTGCCGTTTTAGGCGTGCCGGTTGTGGGGTTATATTCACCAATTAAAATTCAATCGGCCCTTCGCTGGGGGCCATTGTCAAAGAACTCTGAAAAGACCAGAATCTTAGTACCCGATGTTATTTGCGGGGAAGTTAAAAAATGCGCTGAAAGAGCGTGCCCGTACTTTGAATGTATGAGGAAAATCGAAGTTGAAGATGTGGTCAAGCAGGCCACAGCGATTATGGAATTATAA
- the cmk gene encoding (d)CMP kinase, with product MSQNNEFAKIIAIDGPSGSGKSTVAKELARALGVLYIDTGAMFRALGFYADQQQIELVEGVDLTNFLNSIKMDYGVSSTCLIRINGVDLTEKIREHHVSKLASIISQLPSVRKYLLDFQRSLAMNKVCVMEGRDIGTVVFPNSFCKFFITASVDIRAERRLKQLQQSGDNSVTLEQIKDDVRKRDETDMNRVVAPLKKADDAMLLDTTELDINNIINILSNEVKFRAAHLGFSLGSST from the coding sequence ATGTCTCAAAATAACGAGTTTGCAAAGATCATTGCGATTGATGGACCTTCTGGTTCTGGAAAGTCTACAGTTGCGAAGGAACTTGCCCGCGCCCTAGGCGTGCTTTATATCGACACTGGTGCCATGTTTCGCGCACTGGGATTCTATGCTGATCAACAACAGATTGAACTGGTTGAAGGCGTAGACTTAACTAATTTTTTAAATTCCATCAAAATGGATTACGGTGTTTCATCGACGTGCCTTATTCGCATCAACGGTGTAGACCTGACTGAAAAAATCCGCGAGCACCATGTTTCAAAACTGGCCTCAATCATCTCTCAACTTCCTTCAGTGAGAAAATATCTTCTGGATTTCCAGCGCTCACTGGCAATGAATAAAGTTTGCGTGATGGAAGGCCGTGATATTGGAACAGTGGTTTTCCCGAATTCATTCTGCAAGTTCTTTATCACTGCTTCAGTTGATATCAGAGCAGAAAGAAGGCTTAAGCAACTTCAGCAAAGCGGAGACAACTCCGTTACACTTGAACAAATTAAAGACGACGTAAGAAAGCGCGATGAAACAGATATGAACCGCGTAGTTGCGCCGTTAAAAAAAGCTGACGATGCTATGCTCTTAGATACAACAGAACTCGACATCAATAACATCATCAATATTTTATCTAATGAAGTGAAGTTTAGAGCGGCCCACTTGGGGTTTTCTCTGGGTTCTAGCACATGA
- a CDS encoding lytic transglycosylase domain-containing protein, which produces MKFLGVVGMTLILGGLWGLSGVIAENRLKELEAQGHITYGPLPAIAPQSYSYEGLHQAFDPSLPLKRAGELSKAEFEELILSSLNPQMQKGLKPYIGSVLNFSVEYQMDPFWIISIIMVESNFKLDALSPKNARGLMQIKPDTAQHLYQLMQKNLTEDQIAKNLYHPEENIEVGVFYLKKLLQNFRMNYRFATVAYNIGPQKLRNRLEEKSLDVNNFSYLVKVKDRYVTLAQNFSATIKNRPHPYEGTYVYSEQGLKLEEKIVDLFSNSTSETLTASSH; this is translated from the coding sequence ATGAAATTTTTAGGCGTGGTAGGCATGACCCTTATCCTTGGAGGTCTTTGGGGACTTTCGGGTGTGATTGCTGAAAACAGATTAAAAGAACTAGAGGCCCAGGGGCACATTACGTACGGACCACTTCCGGCAATTGCACCTCAGAGTTACTCTTACGAAGGTCTTCACCAGGCCTTTGACCCATCTTTGCCGCTTAAGCGCGCGGGTGAGCTTTCAAAAGCAGAATTTGAAGAACTTATCCTGTCTTCATTAAACCCTCAGATGCAAAAAGGGCTCAAACCTTATATCGGTTCAGTGCTTAACTTCTCTGTAGAATACCAAATGGATCCTTTCTGGATTATTTCCATCATTATGGTGGAAAGTAATTTTAAACTTGATGCCCTAAGCCCGAAGAATGCCCGTGGTTTAATGCAGATCAAACCAGACACGGCCCAACATCTTTATCAATTAATGCAAAAAAATTTAACGGAAGATCAGATTGCAAAAAATCTTTATCACCCGGAAGAAAATATTGAAGTCGGTGTTTTTTATTTAAAAAAGTTACTTCAGAACTTCCGCATGAACTACCGTTTTGCGACAGTTGCGTATAACATCGGGCCACAAAAACTAAGAAACCGTCTTGAAGAGAAAAGTTTAGATGTAAACAACTTCTCGTATCTAGTTAAAGTTAAAGACCGTTATGTGACTTTAGCGCAGAATTTCTCTGCTACAATTAAAAATCGTCCTCACCCATACGAGGGAACGTACGTGTATTCTGAGCAAGGGTTAAAACTTGAAGAGAAGATCGTAGATCTCTTCAGCAACTCTACTTCAGAGACTCTTACGGCTTCTTCGCACTAA
- a CDS encoding thioredoxin domain-containing protein, with amino-acid sequence MSSSLNFNRLKNAKSLYLRQHQDNPIHWWTYGPEALEYAQKNNKPIFLSIGYSSCHWCHVMAHESFSNDEVAKFLNDNFVSIKVDREEFPDIDNYYQKAAQLFGSSGGWPLSAFLMPDTRPFYVGTYYPLTSKDNAPNFPALIMELKRAYDHEKEQVEKNAVQVTEAIKKGSIPPGDVQFEGHFPHPNGILEAVKEFRDTTWGGYGTAPKFPTFAYYEWALEQMLEGMIAKEHGEFIINSLERMLMGGMNDHARGGVHRYSTDEKWLVPHFEKMLYDQAGFLRTMTKLSLVYPSPLVFDTLINTLDYLEQEMLSDDVNGLRHFFSAQDADSEGVEGLYFTFTEEEFEDLLNRNDDEEETLAKNMDSIKKWFQISSKGNFEHNLNVVSLNPELKEEFYQQQNWDIIRKVRRAVLNERKDRMPPATDNKGVASWNFMLISALVDVVQYSQIDVIKRMASNLINTTIEGVFKTFLTNAEGGMKMRHTTTVEFSHPYLEDFVFFAESQLRLYEISSNEVFKQNFQDAMNFTSKEFLNGDQMRTRAKLADHFELYPNQDYNYFDASFKSPVATYIQLMRRAAVLFSDRDYLDTMLSLKDSVTHTVLKVNPVSAGESLRALTYPVEAMRVMKLPKSWAQREDYLKFIPFFLPRFVLDYHNGENGQEMFEICTMNSCELKGDGFEEFVKVLTPGEPS; translated from the coding sequence ATGAGTTCTTCCCTAAACTTCAATCGTTTAAAAAATGCAAAATCACTTTATTTGAGACAACACCAGGATAACCCCATCCATTGGTGGACTTATGGACCTGAGGCCCTGGAGTACGCTCAAAAAAACAATAAACCGATCTTTTTATCGATTGGTTATTCGTCATGCCACTGGTGCCACGTTATGGCCCACGAATCTTTCTCTAATGATGAAGTGGCAAAATTCTTAAATGATAATTTCGTTTCAATCAAAGTAGACCGCGAAGAATTTCCGGATATCGATAATTATTATCAAAAGGCCGCACAGCTTTTTGGAAGCTCTGGCGGATGGCCGCTGTCGGCATTTTTAATGCCGGACACTCGCCCTTTTTATGTTGGGACATATTACCCTCTAACATCTAAAGACAACGCTCCTAACTTTCCTGCTTTAATCATGGAACTTAAGCGCGCTTACGATCATGAAAAAGAACAGGTAGAAAAAAATGCTGTTCAAGTGACAGAGGCGATCAAAAAAGGATCTATCCCGCCTGGGGATGTGCAGTTTGAAGGACACTTCCCTCACCCGAATGGAATTTTAGAAGCAGTTAAAGAATTCCGCGATACAACCTGGGGTGGATATGGAACGGCTCCGAAATTCCCGACTTTTGCTTATTATGAATGGGCACTGGAACAAATGCTTGAAGGGATGATCGCTAAAGAACACGGTGAATTTATCATCAACTCTCTTGAGCGTATGCTGATGGGAGGAATGAATGACCACGCCCGCGGCGGGGTTCACCGTTATTCAACAGATGAAAAATGGTTAGTGCCTCACTTTGAAAAAATGCTTTATGACCAGGCAGGATTTTTAAGAACGATGACTAAGTTAAGCTTAGTTTATCCTTCTCCGCTGGTCTTCGATACGCTGATCAACACTCTTGATTATTTAGAGCAAGAGATGCTTTCAGACGACGTCAATGGACTTCGCCACTTCTTCTCTGCTCAAGACGCTGACAGTGAAGGAGTTGAAGGGCTTTACTTCACCTTTACTGAAGAAGAATTTGAAGACCTCCTCAATAGAAATGACGATGAAGAAGAAACTCTTGCTAAAAATATGGACTCCATCAAAAAGTGGTTCCAGATTTCTTCTAAAGGAAATTTTGAGCACAACCTGAATGTTGTTTCATTAAATCCTGAGTTAAAAGAAGAGTTCTACCAGCAGCAAAACTGGGACATCATTAGAAAAGTAAGACGTGCTGTTCTTAACGAAAGAAAAGACCGCATGCCTCCGGCCACTGACAACAAAGGTGTCGCTAGCTGGAACTTTATGCTGATTTCAGCTCTGGTTGATGTGGTTCAATACTCGCAAATTGACGTTATCAAGCGCATGGCCTCAAACCTGATCAATACAACGATTGAAGGTGTCTTTAAAACGTTCTTAACGAATGCTGAAGGCGGCATGAAGATGAGACACACAACAACGGTGGAATTCTCTCATCCATACCTTGAAGACTTCGTCTTCTTTGCTGAATCACAACTAAGACTTTATGAAATTTCATCAAATGAAGTTTTCAAGCAAAACTTCCAGGATGCTATGAACTTTACTTCAAAAGAATTCTTAAACGGCGACCAGATGAGAACGAGAGCGAAATTAGCTGATCACTTTGAGCTGTATCCAAACCAGGACTACAACTACTTTGATGCTTCTTTTAAATCACCAGTGGCCACCTACATTCAATTAATGAGAAGGGCTGCCGTTTTATTTTCCGACCGCGACTACCTGGATACGATGCTCTCACTTAAAGACTCTGTCACTCACACAGTTTTAAAAGTGAACCCGGTTTCTGCAGGTGAATCACTGCGTGCACTTACTTATCCGGTAGAAGCAATGCGAGTGATGAAACTTCCAAAATCATGGGCGCAAAGAGAAGATTACTTAAAATTTATCCCGTTTTTCCTTCCCCGTTTTGTCCTTGATTACCACAACGGCGAAAACGGACAAGAGATGTTTGAAATCTGCACGATGAATTCGTGTGAGCTTAAAGGAGATGGTTTCGAAGAGTTTGTAAAAGTTCTGACTCCAGGAGAGCCGTCGTAA
- a CDS encoding CoA transferase, protein MSAFKPLKGMKIVDLSHRLPGPLCGKILTDLGADVVKIEDHVFQDPFLSGLFAKFDSSFVSWYENLNRGKKIERFDFNSSADQEKIHQLVVNADAVIVGIPPKTREKLRISDSDLTLKKPMVVIELLASATEKKSMHDLNAMAMTGLLSLYVAGQKEKIIDPPFLPIAGISFGHKGATDLLAAYIQATKENKTQFVKTYLDQVTEEVLGIFWPEADRKLGRNRFLHNGVYPCYSLYQTKDHKYVALAAVEEKFWQRFCEVFKLETSLDRFHHEDQALFNLIAEHLGQYTQKEIEKMIESEDLCLSVIK, encoded by the coding sequence ATGAGTGCTTTTAAACCTCTTAAAGGAATGAAAATTGTCGACCTAAGCCACAGGCTTCCAGGTCCACTATGTGGAAAAATCCTGACGGACTTGGGTGCTGACGTGGTGAAAATTGAAGACCACGTTTTCCAGGACCCTTTTCTCTCAGGACTCTTTGCTAAATTCGATTCAAGTTTTGTTTCTTGGTATGAGAATTTAAACCGCGGCAAAAAAATCGAGCGTTTTGATTTTAACTCGAGCGCTGATCAGGAAAAAATCCATCAGCTAGTGGTGAATGCCGATGCTGTCATTGTCGGGATTCCTCCAAAAACGAGAGAGAAGCTGAGAATCAGTGATAGTGATTTAACATTAAAAAAACCGATGGTAGTCATTGAACTTCTTGCCAGCGCGACTGAAAAAAAATCAATGCACGATCTCAATGCCATGGCGATGACAGGTCTTTTATCTCTCTACGTAGCAGGACAAAAAGAAAAAATTATCGATCCTCCCTTTTTACCTATCGCTGGAATCAGCTTCGGCCACAAGGGAGCAACAGATCTTTTAGCGGCCTATATTCAAGCGACAAAAGAAAATAAAACTCAATTCGTAAAAACATACCTCGATCAAGTGACTGAAGAAGTCCTGGGAATCTTCTGGCCCGAAGCTGATAGAAAACTAGGAAGAAACAGATTCCTTCACAATGGGGTCTATCCTTGTTACTCGCTTTACCAGACAAAAGATCACAAATACGTGGCCCTAGCTGCTGTTGAAGAGAAATTCTGGCAGAGGTTCTGTGAAGTCTTTAAGCTAGAAACCTCGCTGGATCGCTTCCACCACGAAGACCAGGCCCTGTTCAACCTGATTGCTGAACATCTTGGGCAATACACTCAAAAAGAAATCGAAAAAATGATTGAGAGTGAAGATTTATGCCTTTCGGTTATTAAGTAG
- a CDS encoding class I SAM-dependent methyltransferase, which yields MSSLEEFNRYYSTGGNPPVTRSLLDFFRTCVKERMPEKARILELGSGTRSLFEEVSLPRERVTAIDFSSVAIERARALGSPIEYKNLDITFPDALEGEKFDVIFDSHCLHCIDNRAARVSAFKNIHDALSEEGIFCAEMMVQPAHNSVSFPMKFIPTARELEEEILKHDFQIIYFMIGRGLSFENGNQECDLLRVIAKRKTSA from the coding sequence TTGAGTTCGTTGGAAGAATTTAACCGCTATTATTCCACTGGCGGCAATCCTCCTGTGACCAGAAGCCTGCTGGACTTCTTTCGCACATGTGTGAAAGAAAGAATGCCAGAAAAGGCCCGCATTCTGGAGCTGGGATCGGGGACTCGTTCACTTTTTGAAGAGGTCTCACTTCCCAGAGAAAGAGTGACGGCCATTGATTTTTCCTCCGTGGCCATCGAGCGGGCACGTGCCCTTGGCTCTCCCATCGAGTATAAAAATCTCGATATCACTTTTCCCGATGCTCTTGAGGGAGAAAAGTTTGATGTGATTTTTGATTCTCACTGCCTTCATTGCATAGACAATAGAGCGGCCAGAGTGAGTGCTTTTAAGAATATCCACGATGCCCTAAGTGAAGAAGGGATTTTCTGTGCAGAGATGATGGTTCAACCGGCCCATAATAGTGTGAGTTTTCCAATGAAATTCATCCCTACGGCGCGAGAATTGGAAGAGGAAATTCTGAAACACGATTTTCAGATTATCTATTTTATGATTGGAAGGGGACTTAGTTTTGAAAATGGAAATCAGGAATGTGATCTTCTAAGAGTGATAGCAAAAAGAAAAACATCTGCTTAA